From the Salinimicrobium tongyeongense genome, one window contains:
- a CDS encoding c-type cytochrome, with product MKKVKYRHSAARIVFFSVSLFFSFNTLLLAQDTPQDSPLSTDEADRQETVQGPQESNVEAPTSGGDEAAGKELFNTLCAACHKLDGNSIGPALRGVGERRDTEWLHSWIKNSQALIASGDEQAVEIFNEYNQVAMPPFPQLSDSDIDNILAYVNAPKAVPQEQQAGTAAGADAAQGGGGVSTDILLGILAFVLLMLLVILYLVNKTLRRFAEASGVELPVREKRAKPVWKAFVENQFLVIVTAVFLVLVGSYFAYGYLMQVGVDQGYQPIQPIHFSHRIHAGENQIECKFCHSSARVSKTSGIPSLNVCMNCHKSISEVAEATATEEYSKEFYDGEIAKLYDAVGWDVSQQAYTGETEPVKWIRIHNLPDFAYFNHSQHVEVGGIACQTCHGPVEEMEIMYQNAPLTMGWCVNCHRETNVRTAGNEYYEKVHEELSKKYGVEELTVAQMGGIECAKCHY from the coding sequence ATGAAAAAGGTGAAATACCGCCATTCAGCAGCTCGAATAGTATTTTTTAGTGTATCCCTGTTTTTCTCTTTTAATACTCTCCTTTTAGCTCAGGACACACCTCAGGATTCACCGCTCTCTACAGACGAAGCCGACAGGCAGGAGACTGTTCAGGGGCCGCAGGAATCTAATGTTGAAGCGCCAACTTCGGGTGGGGATGAAGCTGCAGGGAAAGAGCTTTTTAACACTTTGTGTGCCGCCTGTCATAAACTTGACGGGAACTCTATTGGGCCTGCGCTTAGGGGTGTAGGCGAAAGAAGGGATACGGAGTGGCTGCACAGCTGGATTAAAAATTCCCAGGCTTTGATCGCATCTGGAGATGAGCAGGCGGTTGAAATCTTTAACGAATACAATCAGGTGGCGATGCCTCCTTTTCCGCAGTTAAGCGATAGTGATATAGATAATATTCTTGCTTATGTAAATGCGCCCAAGGCTGTGCCTCAGGAGCAACAGGCCGGAACGGCAGCAGGCGCTGATGCCGCGCAGGGAGGCGGTGGAGTGTCAACAGATATCCTCCTTGGAATTCTTGCCTTTGTGCTTTTAATGCTGCTTGTGATCCTTTATCTGGTGAACAAGACATTAAGGAGATTTGCTGAGGCTAGTGGAGTTGAGCTTCCGGTAAGGGAGAAAAGGGCTAAGCCGGTTTGGAAAGCTTTTGTGGAAAACCAGTTTTTGGTGATTGTCACTGCGGTATTCCTTGTGCTGGTAGGTTCTTATTTTGCTTATGGTTATTTGATGCAGGTGGGGGTTGACCAGGGGTATCAGCCAATTCAGCCTATTCATTTCTCGCACAGGATTCACGCCGGGGAGAACCAGATAGAATGTAAGTTCTGTCACAGTTCGGCCAGGGTGTCCAAGACTTCAGGTATACCTTCCCTGAATGTGTGTATGAACTGTCATAAATCTATCAGCGAAGTGGCTGAAGCTACGGCTACTGAAGAATACTCTAAAGAGTTCTACGACGGTGAGATTGCAAAACTATATGATGCCGTGGGCTGGGATGTATCTCAACAAGCCTACACCGGAGAAACTGAGCCGGTAAAATGGATCAGGATCCACAACCTTCCCGATTTTGCGTACTTCAACCACTCTCAGCACGTAGAAGTGGGTGGTATAGCCTGTCAAACCTGTCACGGTCCTGTTGAGGAAATGGAAATTATGTATCAAAATGCACCTCTTACCATGGGGTGGTGTGTGAACTGTCACCGAGAGACAAATGTTCGTACTGCCGGAAATGAATATTACGAGAAAGTTCATGAAGAGCTTTCCAAAAAATATGGGGTAGAGGAATTAACTGTTGCCCAAATGGGTGGAATTGAATGTGCCAAGTGCCATTATTAA
- a CDS encoding SPOR domain-containing protein, translating into MFRKNKIAITTALIIGAIANTIAQEGQVSIQQDETIPALLEQKSEMVQDGVIGERYRIQLFSGDNNQASKVIKEYRALFPHWSSTIVFETPNYKVWIGNFRNSLEADRALLEIKKSFPAAFRFRPEKR; encoded by the coding sequence ATGTTCAGGAAAAATAAAATAGCCATAACTACCGCCCTCATAATTGGCGCAATAGCAAATACAATCGCCCAGGAAGGGCAGGTAAGCATTCAACAAGACGAAACTATTCCCGCGCTTTTAGAGCAAAAATCTGAAATGGTACAAGATGGGGTTATTGGCGAACGCTATAGAATACAACTGTTTTCGGGTGATAACAACCAGGCCAGTAAGGTCATAAAAGAATACCGGGCCCTTTTCCCCCACTGGTCTTCGACCATAGTTTTTGAAACTCCCAATTACAAGGTATGGATAGGAAATTTCAGGAACAGCCTTGAAGCCGACAGAGCCTTGCTCGAAATCAAAAAGTCGTTCCCGGCAGCCTTCAGGTTTAGGCCAGAGAAAAGATAG